CACGATGGAGCGGTACATGTCGACCCAGCCGTGGCCGCCCGGCGCATCGTCGCGGAAGGTGTGGTTGCCCAGCGTGAACGAGCCGGGGTCGGCCATGCCCCATTGCGGCGTGCGCTTGCCCAGCTCCAGCGCGGCCAGCGCCATGAACGGCTTGTATGTCGAGCCGGGCGGGTAGGTGCCGCGCAGCGGCCGGTTCAGCAGCGGCTTGTCGGGCGAGCTGTTCAGTTCGTTCCAAGTGGCGCTGTCGATGCCTTCGATGAAGAGGTTGGGATCGAAGGTGGGCTTGGAGACGAAGGCGAGGATATCGCCGGTCTCGGGCTCGATCGCCACCAGCGCGCCGCGGCGGTTGCCGAACAGCTGCTCGGCCATCCGCTGCAGATTGATGTCCAGCGACAGGATCAGGTTGTTGCCGGGCGTGGCCTGCGAGGTGGACAGCGTGCGGATCGGCCGCCCGCCCGCGCTGACCTCGACCTCTTCGTAGCCGGTCAGGCCGTGCAGTTCGGTCTCGTAGCTCTGCTCGATGCCGACCTTGCCGATGTACTCGGTGCCACTGTAGTTGTTGGCGTCCTTGTGCGGATCGTAAGTGACGTTGGGCTGGCTGTTGGCCTCGCTCGTGTCGTCGATGCGCTCGAGGTCGCGCTCGGAGATGCGACCGATGTAGCCGATCACGTGCGCCGCCGCCTCGCCCAGCGGGTACTGGCGGAACAGCCGCGCGTGCACGTCCACGCCCGGGAAGCGGAAGCGCTGCGCCGAGAAGCGCGCCACTTCCTGGTCGGTCAGCTGGCTGCGGATCGGCAGGCTCTCGAAGCTGCGCGCGTCTTCCATCAGGCGCTTGAAGCGGCGGCGGTCGCGCGGCTGGATGTCGATCACCTGGGCGAGCTGGTCGATGGTGTTGTCCAGCGTGTCCTGCAGCTTGGACGGGGTGATCTCCAGCGTGTAGGCGGAGTAGTTGCGCGCCAGCACCACACCGTTGCGGTCCATGATGATGCCACGGTTGGGCTCGATCGGCGCCACCGAGATGCGGTTGTCCTCGGCCTTGGCCGAATACTGCTCGTGCTTGACCGACTGCAGCCAGAAGAAGCGCGCCAGCAGCAGCCCGAAGCACACCAGCACGAACAGCGCGGCCGCTGCCAGCCGCACGCGAAAGCGCGACAGCTCCTGTTCGACATTGCGGATCTCGGTCATGCCAGCGGCCCAGGTCGGTGCGTCAGATCGGACGCGTCTCGTCGACGCTCTCCGGACGGCGCTGCGGCGCCAGCAGGATGGCGTTCGCGACCGGCCACAGCGCGGCCTCGATCAGCGGCAACAACGCCACCTGCCAGTCGGGCAGGTGCGCACCCATCAACAGGCGGATCACGATCGGCACCGCGTGCGCGAGCAGCAGCAGCGGCAGCACGTGCAGCGCCTGCGACAGCACCGAGAACCACAGCACGCGGCGGTGGATGGTGATGGCGAAGTACGACAGCAGCGTGTACGCCATGGCATGCTCGCCCAGCAGGCGCGCCTCGTGCACGTCCATCAGCAGGCCCAGCAGAAAGGCCACCACCATGCCGACGCGGCGCGGCTGGTGGATGTTCCAGAACACCAGCACCAGCGCCACCAGGTCCGGGATCCACTGCAGGTGTCCCCACGGCATCAGATTGAACAGGAACGCCACCACAAAGCTGAAGGCGATGAAGCCGGGGTTGACCGGGCGCAGCAGGTATTGGGGCGAGTTCATGGCGGTCGCTCGCTAGCGTTTCGGCGCCGGATCGGTATCCAGCGGGTTGCCGTCGGCGTCGGTCGGTCGCGGCGGCGGAGCGTTGTCGTCGGCGGCCGGCGCGGGCACGTTGGCCTCGGCCTCGGCCGCGGCACGCGCGGCGCGCGCCTTCTCCTCGCGGGCATCGCGCGCGGCGTTCTTGCCCTTGGGCGCGGAGGCCGGCGCCACGTCGATCGGCGGCGGGAAGCCCGATTCGTATTGGACGATGAGCAGGTGCCGGTTGCTGCGGATGCCCGCCACCGGCTCGCAGATCACACGCGAAAAAGCGGTGTCCGCCTTGCGCTCGATCTGGGCGATGCGCGCCACCGGCAGGCCGGCGGGATAGACGCCATCCAGGCCCGAGGTCACCAGCAGGTCGCCCTGCTGCAGGTCGGCCGAGGCGGCCATGAAGCGCAGGTCCAGCGCGCCCGCGCGGGCGCCGCCGAAGGCCACGCTGCGCAGGCCGTTGCGGACGACCTCCACGGGAATCGCCTGGTCCTTGTCGGTCAGCAGCGTCACCTGCGCTTCGAACAGCGACACACGCGTCACTTGCCCCACCACGCCGCGATCGTCGATGACCGGATAGCCGGGGCGCACGCCGTCCTTGGTGCCGCGATCGATGACAATGCGCTGGGTGTACGGATCGCGCGCCTCGTACAGGACCTCCGCCGCCACGGTGGGCACGGCGGCGTGCTGCTTCAGGTTGAGCAGCGTGCGCAAGTTGCGGTTCTCGGCTTCCAGTTGGCTCGCACGCAGCGACTGCTGGGCCTGCGCGACGGCCGACTCGCGCAACGTGCGGTTATCGGTGGCGAGCCGGGTGGACGATTGCGTGTAG
The sequence above is drawn from the Ralstonia solanacearum K60 genome and encodes:
- the mreD gene encoding rod shape-determining protein MreD, translating into MNSPQYLLRPVNPGFIAFSFVVAFLFNLMPWGHLQWIPDLVALVLVFWNIHQPRRVGMVVAFLLGLLMDVHEARLLGEHAMAYTLLSYFAITIHRRVLWFSVLSQALHVLPLLLLAHAVPIVIRLLMGAHLPDWQVALLPLIEAALWPVANAILLAPQRRPESVDETRPI
- the mreC gene encoding rod shape-determining protein MreC gives rise to the protein MDYSPPPLFKQGPSATARLVGLIALALALLVIDARLSVLGVVRQVVSVVLYPVERVVLIPRDTARALLDYTQSSTRLATDNRTLRESAVAQAQQSLRASQLEAENRNLRTLLNLKQHAAVPTVAAEVLYEARDPYTQRIVIDRGTKDGVRPGYPVIDDRGVVGQVTRVSLFEAQVTLLTDKDQAIPVEVVRNGLRSVAFGGARAGALDLRFMAASADLQQGDLLVTSGLDGVYPAGLPVARIAQIERKADTAFSRVICEPVAGIRSNRHLLIVQYESGFPPPIDVAPASAPKGKNAARDAREEKARAARAAAEAEANVPAPAADDNAPPPRPTDADGNPLDTDPAPKR